The segment TCATGTGTATCACGTGACACTAATATCCTATCAATCCTTATACCCTAAATCATTATTCCAAGTCTAAACATTTGATAACTTTGTAAGAGAACCATGTTCAGgataataaattttgtattctcatatatattttgtttataaaatattttttcaaatttgtaataaaactgttcaatttttttttatgaaaaccaAATTGCAACTAATTTTACTTCCAAAATTCATAAATGTAACTTTAAAGGGGAAATTATACATTTACACTTTGTTGAGTACCCCTTTTCAAATTTACACTCAGGAGGAGGACATTTTCACAAATACCTAATTGTTTAGTAGCCGAAAGACAATAATAACCCTCGCAATTTTAACCTTTTCTCTCGAATCTCTCTAGCTCGCCATCGAAGGCGACGAGATTACAGAGCTACGACGGCGATTCTAGCAACGGCGACGACAAAAGGTCTTCTCTCTCACTAGTCACGCCGTCTCTCTGGAAAGAGCATCCGGTGACGACGAATAACAATCAGACTATACGATTCAAAATTTCATCTCAAAAAATGTCGTCTACTCCTCACGATTCTCCTCTACACGATTCTCCTATACACGATTCTCCTCTTCACGATTCTCCTATTCATGATTCTTATCTTCACGATTCTCTACAAGTAAGTACCTAAATTATTGTTTGTTTCAAgtcattttttgaatttgttatttctgttataagaaaatagaagaacaTTGGTTGAGGATTGTCATGTTTCTAGTTAGATCTAAGAGAAATAGTATCGATAGTGAACATtgagtttttttgaaaaattataagcCTTTATAAATGTGGGtttcaagtaattataaaatgcgTGAACTCAAGAAGTGTTGTCTTGTATTGCAGTTGGATAGCAACGAGTTTTGCACAACCTTGAAATTGCCTGGGAGGGTTTATGAAGCTGTAGAAACACCAGATAATCCCAAAGCGATAATCCATCACTCAAAGATTGATTATATCGAGAAGGTGGAAGATATATTAGGAAAAGAAGAGTTTTCTTTCATAGAGAACTCTCACATTGGGAGCATTTTGAAGTTGGTTAAAAGGAATAGGGTTCAATTTTCAGAAGAGTTGTTCCATTTTCTAATGCAGCGAAGAGTATTGACGCAAGGAGAGGATCTCTGGTTTACTTTCTCGGACCAGCCTATGAGGTTTTCACTAAGGGAATTTCATCTGACAACAGGCTTACGTTGTGAGGAAGATCAGACAATAACAGAGCCGCTGTTCAAAATAATGAAGAAGCCATACATTTGGATGCTGGGCAAGATTGATAAGTTTACGGTGAGAACGTTATATGAAATGTTTAAAAAGAAAGCACGAAGCATGCCAACACTAGAAAGATTATCCCTTGGAACAGCAATACTCACAGAAGCGGTAATTATGGCAGAAAATCCGAGTTCTAAAATCCCGAGAGACAGGTTGCAGCGTTATATGAACTATCGCTCACACAAGATTGCTTGGGGTAAAACTGCTTATAGAATCTTGATGAGAAGTGTAAAAAGTTTGAGTGCAAGTTCCTGGACAGGAGATAGTTATGAAGTGAGTGGTTTTGCGCTAGCCATAAATCTGTGGGCAATGTCATCAGTGAATGTGCTTGGTAAATCTTTGGGAAAGCCATGCGAGACATCCTCTTCTTCTGATCCGTTGTGTCTACATTGGGACTCAACAAGAACTCCGACAATAGCTGAAGTGTTAGAGCTGGAGAAGATAAACAATGTGAGTTTTTATAagcgtatataaatatattcgtATTGTATTGTTTGAAAAGTGGATTTCTAGGGACTCCTTGAAAAGGTCCACAAATCGGTGTCTTGTAGGATTGTAAATTTGACATGTGTTTATACAAGATTATAAATGTACTTTTATAAggactatataaattaatatataagaggtTTACAtagatatgttttatttattctacAGGTTGAGGTTAGCACAGTGATTGGATTGGCTGAGGAATACAAACATTTGGTGGGGGCAACACATAGTGACGATGCTGACTTTCACAGTGTTGTGAAactagttcaacaaggataCAAAATGAGGAGAAGCGATTGGGAGAAAGGTTTTGTGGATATGTTTGTTGCAACAGAAGATATAGGTCAACAACGCAAGACAAAAGACGAAGATGCAGAGCATGGTGAAGATCTGAACCAtaatgaagatgaagaggaaaagaaagatgaagaggaaaAGACAGATGAAGAGGAAAATAAAGATGAAGAGTATCAAAAGGATAAGGAgcaaagaaaagataaaaatcATTCCATGTCTAACAGCGAGAAACTTGATAAGCTAATCCAAATGGTTCGTGATTTGGATAAGCGAGTAGTAATGATCCAGAATGTTTTAGGAGTTAAGGTAACCAATTCAATTTTACCAATTACTTATCAAATTTCGCGTGTTATTCCTCTCTAATGATTTCACttgtttttttgaagtttaacgACAGTTCACCAAACAAAGAAGATTGTGAAAATGGAGCTAGTTCTGGTGATAGAAGAAGTGCAcaagattatgaaaatgaagaagatacaATTAATGAAGAAGCAAACtctgatgataaaaaaaatgcaccagatgatgaaaatgaagaagatacaATTGCTGAAGCAGCAAACTCTGAAGATACAATTGCTGAAGAAGCAAACTCTGGCGATGGAAGAAGTGCACTGgatgatgaaaatgaaaaaagagATATGTGATGAAGAAGCAAAATCTGGTACAGAGCATCAAAGGGAAGAAGAGAATATTCTTGGGGAAATTGAGACTACACAAAAAATCACTCAAGACGAAGACACAGaaaaacttgaatcagaaaGTTGCTTGAAACAAACGTCGCAGGTATGAATCTAAAACAGgatataaaggtttataaattttttaatttagtgatAGGCAAATTgaatttcttatttcttttgtagGTTACGTCGCCTACTCCAACATTCAATACTCCAAACTTTGATACAAGggtacaaaattaatatattttataaggcCTTGTAAAAGTTTAATGTATATAGCATAAACatctaattttcaaatattttgtctGAAGGTTTCATCGCCTAATCCAACATTTACGTCTCCTAAGTTTGATCTCCTTTCCCAAGAAAGTCATAGTGGAAAGGGTACAAATGAGGTAttttataaagctttataaaCTATTTCATGATCGTTAAGGTCTcttaaacaattatataaaaacgATTTGCATGAATCAGGTTCTTATGAGAGATGTTTATGAGATTCCTGTTTTCCAACctctaatgaaaataaaaaagagattgGTACAACAACACAGCCAGGTTTGTTTTCCAAACTTTATgagtattgatttattttatagacTTAATAATCCTTTGTAAAAAGGggactattttttttgttctgtagGTAAACGAAGATGTTGAGCCTCCACTTCAAAAGAAGTTTAAAGCTGATACAGATAATGTTCCGCTAAGAAGAAGTGAAAGAGGTCAAATACCATCCATTCATACACAACCACCGTTTACAGGAGCAAGGAAGAAACATCCGATTCTTCATCCCTTTGAGCCAGTTgataaaacaagaaaagaaaaaaatgagagaaTGGAAAATGTCAAACAAAAGAaagtaagttttattttataagaagCTATATATTCATGAAACTAGATATCTACATAACAAAGTAGATGTATGTCAATGTAGGAAGCTGAGAATCAATCAAAGAGATAGTAAACGCAAAGTGGTTTCGGATATTGAAACTCCGggaaaaaaactttcaaaaacgGTTAGTAGACTATATGTGAACAAAAATTCTTTATAATcccttataaatttatattaatcttCTTTATAAAACTATATGATCGCTATTCtgagtatttgttttttttgtttcagcatATTGAAGCAggttttgagttttgagttgAGTTGCTGAAACTGAGACAGATAAACAATCCAGATTTGTTTCTGAACAAAAACTGCCTTAGTTGTTGGAGTGAAGTTTCTTGAAGAAATAGATGAGTTTTATGATGAGTTTTTAGATGACAAGAAAGGTTTCCAATTTGGAGCAGGCTTTGACAAGTACAACATAGAGAAGAATATCAACTTCCTCTATTCGGCCATTGCAGTAGCAGAGAGAAGTATTGGCTTGGAGTTGAATCAACTTGGAGAAGAGAAATATCACAGCATTCAATTGTGCAGCAATGAAGTTCACAGATGCGAGTTGCGAGTTTGGTCCCTTACGTTAATGCATATGCGATGGCTCTCCCATTCATGATTCGCTACTTCTTCAAAGATGTCAGCATGGATACAAGCAAGTTCTCGATAAAAATTGTATCTGAAGGTTTCCCACAGGTAACATCTTTATAACCGCTTATAAATCTTTATGGTAGATTTGTATCCAGGTTCTTCAGATCAAAtaacttatattataatttatctgCTAATATATTACTAAAACATATTTGTTTAAGGTTCTTAAAATAGAAGACAGTGGAGTTTATGCATTGAAGCTGATAGAGTGCCATGCAATGCGTATAGTGGATTTGACAAAGCTgagtgaagaagaaaaaattgcAATCATCCGAGAAAGTTGGCGGTTGATATCTTCTCGGAATTACAATGAATACTAATGTGGGAATGAACAAAACTTTATAGCTTGCTTATAGTTATGTGTGAAACACTATCTGTTTATGCGTGTTTGGTAAAACTTGTTTGTAGAATTCTGATATATGAGTTTATGACTTGGATTTATGGTTTTCCTTAAATTTAGAAAGTTCAATGGTAAATTTGTATTTCAGTAGCTTTATAACACATTATTACAAATAGTTTATAACCtcttataaaatcaaaacaaaatggtTTATTACAAATGAATTTACGATATATAAAGGAgtatataaaagttataaagatttataaatcgtTTTTCAAGAGCTCATCAgttcataaaacaaaaagaattaaggtttataaagttgtataaacaaccaaaatgatttataaagcaatgtataaaataatgtaataagggcatataaattatataaataaaaaacaaaacttgtttttttaCCGCTTGTAAAATCAATCGAGTTTTAGGATATATAAAGggaaatttaaaagttataaagacttataaatctataaaaaaaagtaatttttatAAAGCCTTCTAAATCAGTTTAcaatattatatacaaaaataatgatatgtAAACACCAATACGAGGATATATAAAGggaaatttaaaagttataaagaCTTATAATCTTAAAAAGTAATTTATAAAGGCTTCTAAATCAGTTTACaatattatgacaaaaaataatgatatgtaAACACCAATACGAGGATATATAAAGGAAGAAATTAAAAGTTTAGAATGActtataaatctataaaaaaagtaattttaaaGCTTCTAATcagtttacaaatatttatatacaaaaataatgatatgtAAACACCAATAAACGAATGATATAGAAAGGGgaatttaaaagttataaagacttataaatctataaaaaaagtaatttataaaGGCTTCTaaatagttgacaaatatatagACAAAATAATGATATGTAAACACCAATACGAGATATATAAAGGgaaaatttaaagttataaagacttataaatctataaaaaaaagtatttataaaGGCTTTCTAATC is part of the Brassica rapa cultivar Chiifu-401-42 unplaced genomic scaffold, CAAS_Brap_v3.01 Scaffold0074, whole genome shotgun sequence genome and harbors:
- the LOC103862618 gene encoding uncharacterized protein LOC103862618, which codes for MSSTPHDSPLHDSPIHDSPLHDSPIHDSYLHDSLQLDSNEFCTTLKLPGRVYEAVETPDNPKAIIHHSKIDYIEKVEDILGKEEFSFIENSHIGSILKLVKRNRVQFSEELFHFLMQRRVLTQGEDLWFTFSDQPMRFSLREFHLTTGLRCEEDQTITEPLFKIMKKPYIWMLGKIDKFTVRTLYEMFKKKARSMPTLERLSLGTAILTEAVIMAENPSSKIPRDRLQRYMNYRSHKIAWGKTAYRILMRSVKSLSASSWTGDSYEVSGFALAINLWAMSSVNVLGKSLGKPCETSSSSDPLCLHWDSTRTPTIAEVLELEKINNVEVSTVIGLAEEYKHLVGATHSDDADFHSVVKLVQQGYKMRRSDWEKGFVDMFVATEDIGQQRKTKDEDAEHGEDLNHNEDEEEKKDEEEKTDEEENKDEEYQKDKEQRKDKNHSMSNSEKLDKLIQMVRDLDKRVVMIQNVLGVKFNDSSPNKEDCENGASSGDRRSAQDYENEEDTINEEANSDDKKNAPDDENEEDTIAEAANSEDTIAEEANSGDGRSALDDENEKRDM